One part of the Raphanus sativus cultivar WK10039 chromosome 7, ASM80110v3, whole genome shotgun sequence genome encodes these proteins:
- the LOC130497597 gene encoding uncharacterized protein LOC130497597, with product MSLSRLHKFKLFAANRSLEAPAGASNPSMSPTKSPVFHLQRRKTLRTLFEKSSDSRRRNLRQILEESAEFDGNSGKKKRGSHRARRKLKELMMVASPSPPFSGGEEIDDGGEARGGVSSVTGGSVTSNGDGRELMTRRFGSSGPVQSFRLRILRKSWRPVLVSIPEQ from the coding sequence ATGTCACTCTCCAGACTACACAAATTCAAGCTCTTTGCGGCAAATCGCAGCTTGGAGGCACCCGCCGGCGCCAGTAACCCCTCAATGAGTCCAACGAAGAGCCCTGTGTTTCATCTCCAACGACGCAAAACCCTGCGTACGCTATTCGAGAAGAGCTCCGACAGCCGCCGACGGAATCTCCGTCAGATCCTCGAAGAATCGGCGGAATTTGATGGAAACTCcgggaagaagaagaggggAAGCCACCGTGCGAGGCGTAAGTTGAAAGAGCTGATGATGGTCGCATCGCCGTCTCCGCCGTTTAGTGGTGGGGAGGAGATCGACGACGGCGGAGAAGCGAGGGGTGGTGTTTCGTCGGTTACGGGCGGATCCGTTACTTCTAACGGTGACGGCAGAGAATTAATGACTCGACGATTCGGTTCCTCCGGTCCGGTTCAATCGTTTCGGTTAAGGATTTTGAGGAAATCTTGGCGACCAGTCCTGGTTTCCATTCCTGAACAATAA
- the LOC108817203 gene encoding probable glucomannan 4-beta-mannosyltransferase 11 has product MESMWYLRQTRSLLIVPIFKCLVAICLVISLLVFVESVYMNIVVVYLMLFKRKPEKIYKWEAMQEDLEQGGQNFPMVLVQIPMYNEREVFQLSIGAACRLKWPLDRLIVQVLDDSTDPTIMEMVNMECAKWASEGINIKCERRDNRNGYKAGALKQGMRHSYVKQCNYIAIFDADFQPEPDYLQRTVPFLIHNPELALVQARWKFVNAKRCLMTRMQEMSLNYHFMAEQESGSTRHAFFGFNGTAGVWRLAAMEEAGGWKDRTTVEDMDLAVRVGLHGWKFVFVNDITVKSELPSQFKAFRFQQHRWSCGPANLFRKMTMEIIHNKRVKIWKKLYVIYSFFFVRKIIVHFFTFFFYCVILPTSVFFSEVNIPTWSTIYLPFMITLFNAIATPRSFYLVVFWVLFENVMAMHRTKGTFIGLLEGGRVNEWVVTEKLGDALETKLLPQVKKPRNRLFERVNSKEMIVGIYILFCACYDFAYGNTMLYIYLFMQALAFIICGVGFVGT; this is encoded by the exons ATGGAATCTATGTGGTACTTGAGACAAACGAGGAGTTTACTTATAGTTCCAATCTTCAAATGTTTGGTGGCTATATGTTTGGTCATCTCCTTGTTAGTTTTCGTAGAAAGTGTTTATATGAACATTGTAGTAGTTTACCTCATGCTGTTTAAACGCAAACCTGAGAAGATCTACAAATGGGAGGCAATGCAAGAGGACCTTGAGCAAGGAGGTCAAAACTTTCCCATGGTTCTTGTGCAAATCCCAATGTACAATGAAAGAGAG GTTTTTCAATTATCCATAGGTGCTGCTTGCAGACTCAAATGGCCATTGGATCGACTAATCGTTCAAGTTTTAGATGATTCCACTGATCCCACCATCATG GAAATGGTGAACATGGAGTGTGCAAAGTGGGCAAGCGAAGGAATAAACATAAAATGTGAGAGGAGAGACAATAGAAATGGCTACAAAGCTGGAGCTCTTAAACAAGGTATGAGGCATAGCTACGTCAAACAATGCAACTACATTGCCATCTTCGATGCTGATTTCCAGCCAGAGCCCGATTATCTCCAACGCACTGTCCCATTTCTCATTCACAATCCTGAGCTCGCTCTTGTTCAAGCTCGATGGAAATTTG TGAATGCAAAGAGGTGCTTGATGACTAGGATGCAGGAGATGTCCCTCAATTACCATTTCATGGCAGAGCAAGAATCCGGTTCCACTCGACATGCCTTCTTTGGTTTCAATG GGACTGCGGGTGTATGGAGATTGGCAGCGATGGAAGAAGCGGGAGGTTGGAAAGATAGGACCACCGTGGAGGACATGGACTTGGCCGTTCGTGTTGGTTTACACGGCTGGAAATTTGTCTTCGTCAACGACATTACG GTAAAAAGTGAGCTACCAAGCCAGTTTAAGGCTTTCAGATTCCAGCAACATCGATGGTCATGCGGTCCAGCTAATCTCTTCAGGAAAATGACTATGGAAATTATTCACAATAAG AGAGTCAAAATCTGGAAGAAACTGTATGTGATCTACAGCTTCTTCTTCGTACGGAAGATCATAGTCCATTTCTTCACTTTCTTTTTCTATTGCGTCATTCTTCCTACGAGCGTATTCTTCAGCGAAGTTAACATTCCGACTTGGTCAACTATCTACCTTCCTTTTATGATCACTCTCTTCAATGCCATCGCCACACCAAG ATCATTCTACCTCGTGGTTTTCTGGGTCTTGTTCGAGAATGTAATGGCTATGCACCGGACTAAAGGAACTTTCATTGGATTACTTGAAGGAGGGAGAGTAAACGAATGGGTCGTCACCGAGAAATTAGGAGATGCTCTCGAGACTAAATTACTTCCACAAGTGAAAAAACCTCGCAATAGGCTTTTCGAAAG AGTAAACTCAAAAGAGATGATCGTGGGGATATACATACTGTTTTGTGCATGCTACGACTTTGCATATGGGAATACAATGCTATACATTTATCTATTCATGCAGGCTCTTGCATTTATAATATGTGGAGTTGGTTTTGTCGGAACTTAA
- the LOC108817205 gene encoding chloroplastic group IIB intron splicing facilitator CRS2-B, chloroplastic, with protein MICSAYTPSCTFYHFHVNKPACRKPRFRVCSSTSSESDRFKVEYTPWLIVGLGNPGNKYHGTRHNVGFEMIDKLARKEGVLMNTIQSKALIGIGAIEEVPILLAKPQTYMNFSGESVGSLAAHYQVPLRHILLIYDEMALPNGVLRLQPKGGQGYHNGVKSVMGNLDGRRNFPRLSIGIGHPPGNMDMKAFLLQKFSPSERKQIDEALEQGSEAVKTLVLCGFSEGISRFNLVQKYKFHKV; from the exons ATGATCTGCTCAGCGTATACACCAAGTTGCACTTTTTACCATTTTCATGTCAACAAGCCCGCTTGTCGGAAACCGAGGTTTCGGGTCTGTTCATCCACTTCTAGCGAGAGTGACAGGTTCAAAGTAGAGTACACTCCGTGGCTTATCGTAGGGTTGGGTAATCCAGGGAACAAGTATCATGGAACAAGACACAAT gtTGGTTTCGAGATGATTGATAAGTTGGCTAGGAAAGAAGGTGTTTTGATGAACACAATACAGTCCAAAGCTCTGATCGGAATAG GTGCTATAGAAGAGGTACCTATCTTGTTGGCTAAACCCCAGACTTACATGAACTTCAGCGGCGAATCg GTTGGATCTTTAGCTGCACACTATCAAGTACCATTGCGCCACATTTTGCTC ATATACGATGAGATGGCATTACCAAATGGGGTTTTGAGACTTCAACCAAAAGGAGGTCAAGGCTATCACAACGG AGTAAAGAGTGTAATGGGGAACTTGGACGGTCGTAGAAACTTTCCTAGACTAAGCAtag GCATTGGTCATCCACCTGGAAACATGGATATGAAAGCTTTCCTTCTTCAGAAGTTTAGTCCATCGGAACGGAAACAGATTGATGAAGCACTCGAGCAAGGGAGTGAAGCAGTGAAGACTCTTGTCCTCTGTGGTTTCAGTGAAGGAATCTCAAGATTTAATCTTGTCCAGAAGTATAAATTCCACAAAGtataa
- the LOC108817202 gene encoding plastidic glucose transporter 4, whose amino-acid sequence MQSSTYAAAVKGNAAFAFQRRSSFSNLVVSRSVAATGIRFSTGSSTSKAIMGAKLVRAEIGIHSLSSSVKARSVRAQASSGGGDEEEAIPLRSQQGNSSGTVLPFVGVACLGAILFGYHLGVVNGALEYLAKDLGIADNAVLQGWIVSALLAGATVGSFTGGALADKFGRTRTFQLDAIPLAIGAFLCATAQSVQTMIVGRLLAGIGIGISSAIVPLYISEISPTEIRGALGSVNQLFICIGILAALIAGLPLAANPLWWRTMFGVAVIPSVLLAIGMAFSPESPRWLVQQGKLTQAEKAIKTLYGKEKVVELVRDLSTSGQGTSEPEAGWFDLFSSRYWKVVSVGAALFLFQQLAGINAVVYYSTSVFRSAGIQSDVAASALVGASNVFGTAVASSLMDKMGRKSLLLTSFGGMALSMLLLSLSFTWKALAAYSGTLAVVGTVLYVLSFSLGAGPVPALLLPEIFASRIRAKAVALSLGMHWISNFVIGLYFLSVVTKFGISSVYLGFAGVCVLAVMYIAGNVVETKGRSLEEIELALTSGA is encoded by the exons ATGCAGTCGTCAACGTATGCAGCAGCAGTTAAAGGAAACGCCGCGTTTGCGTTTCAGAGACGTAGCAGCTTCTCTAACCTCGTCGTCAGCAGATCGGTGGCTGCTACCGGAATTCGATTCTCCACCGGCTCTTCTACCTCGAAAGCCATCATGGGAGCTAAACTTGTTCGCGCTGAAATCGGGATCCACAGTCTCTCCTCCTCGGTCAAAGCTCGATCGGTCAGAGCTCAAGCCTCCTCTG GTGGCGgagatgaggaagaagctatacCTTTGAGATCTCAACAAGGGAATAGCTCCGGGACTGTTTTACCCTTTGTTGGTGTTGCTTGTCTTGGTGCTATCTTGTTTGGTTATCATCTCGG GGTTGTTAACGGTGCTCTTGAGTACCTTGCTAAGGATCTTGGTATCGCTGATAATGCTGTTTTGCAAG GGTGGATTGTTAGCGCGTTGCTTGCTGGTGCAACGGTCGGTTCTTTCACCGGTGGTGCATTAGCTGACAAATTCGGACGAACTAGAACGTTTCAATTGGATGCTATCCCACTTGCTATTGGAGCTTTTTTatg CGCAACAGCGCAGAGTGTGCAGACGATGATTGTGGGACGTCTCCTCGCAGGAATTGGAATTGGAATCTCATCAGCCATTGTACCACTTTACATATCAGAG ATATCACCAACTGAAATCCGTGGAGCACTCGGATCTGTGAACCAGTTGTTCATTTGTATCGGAATACTTGCTGCCTTGATAGCTGGTTTACCCCTTGCAGCAAACCCTCTTTG GTGGAGGACGATGTTTGGTGTTGCGGTTATCCCTTCCGTTTTATTAGCCATAGGAATGGCTTTTTCTCCAGAAAGCCCAAGGTGGCTCGTTCAG CAAGGAAAACTTACTCAAGCCGAAAAGGCTATCAAAACTCTTTATGGTAAAGAAAAAGTGGTTGAATTAGTTCGTGACTTGTCAACCTCTGGCCAAGGTACTTCTGAGCCAGAAGCAGGATGGTTTGATCTATTCAGCAGCCGCTACTGGAAAG TTGTAAGCGTAGGTGCGGCGCTCTTCTTGTTTCAACAGTTAGCTGGAATAAATGCAGTTGTGTACTACTCTACATCTGTGTTCCGCAGCGCCGGAATCCAATCTGATGTTGCAGCCAGTGCTCTTGTTGGAGCATCAAAcgtgtttg GAACTGCTGTTGCTTCGTCCTTGATGGACAAAATGGGAAGGAAAAGTCTTCTACTTACTAGCTTTGGTGGAATG GCGTTGTCGATGCTGTTGCTCTCTTTGTCCTTCACATGGAAAGCTCTAGCTGCATATTCAGGCACTCTCGCTGTTGTTGGAACTGTTCT ATATGTCCTGTCATTCTCACTTGGTGCTGGCCCAGTACCAGCTCTTCTTCTTCCAGAGATATTCGCATCCCGGATTAGAGCAAAAGCCGTCGCTCTTTCTCTCGGCATGCACTgg ATCTCGAACTTTGTGATTGGACTCTACTTCCTGAGCGTTGTGACTAAATTCGGAATCAGCAGTGTGTACTTGGGTTTCGCGGGAGTGTGTGTCCTTGCAGTCATGTACATTGCAGGAAACGTGGTGGAGACTAAAGGACGATCACTCGAGGAAATAGAGCTTGCTCTTACCTCCGGTGCTTGA
- the LOC108817204 gene encoding LOW QUALITY PROTEIN: glycosyltransferase BC10 (The sequence of the model RefSeq protein was modified relative to this genomic sequence to represent the inferred CDS: inserted 1 base in 1 codon) produces MDVTEQKRKKEEHLLMSKPLRLILLQNGSHFLRSLFFIIGFSVGLFLCLQLKAFHMSSTKTQQTLWSTLLFNHSTTVEIKQESQTQLLQHNMTDQELFSKISSLSSLSSSSSSWFWRRHNNDENIVVKVAFMFLTGGGLPLADLWXKFFEGHEGFYSIYVHTNPSFQEHYPETSVFNSRSIPAQAVYWGTSTMVDAERRLLANALLDESNQRFVLLSDSCIPLFNFTTIYDYLTGTYLSYIGSFDDPRKPGRGRYNPKMYPQINITHWRKGSQWFETTRELALHIIQDTFYYKIFDQYCKPPCYMDEHYIPTLVHMLHGEMSANRSLTWVDWSRPGPHPGRFIWPDVTDEFLNRIRFTDKCPYYGKDSENITSSKCVLFARKFTKETLEPLLRISPLVLGFGP; encoded by the exons ATGGACGTTACTGagcaaaagagaaagaaagaagaacacTTACTGATGTCAAAGCCCTTAAGGTTGATTCTCTTACAAAATGGGAGTCATTTCTTACGCTCACTCTTCTTTATCATCGGTTTCTCTGTTGGTCTCTTCCTTTGTCTACAACTAAAAGCCTTTCACATGTCCTCGACCAAGACACAACAAACCTTATGGTCTACGTTACTATTCAACCACTCAACAACGGTGGAAATCAAACAAGAGTCACAAACACAACTACTTCAACACAACATGACTGATCAAGAactcttctccaagatctcgtCATTATCATCActatcatcatcctcatcatcatgGTTTTGGAGGAGACATaacaatgatgagaatattgTTGTGAAAGTGGCTTTCATGTTTTTAACAGGTGGTGGACTCCCACTGGCTGATTTGT ATAAGTTCTTTGAAGGACATGAAGGGTTTTATTCGATATATGTTCATACTAATCCATCTTTTCAAGAACATTACCCTGAAACATCCGTCTTCAACTCAAGAAGCATCCCAGC ACAGGCAGTGTATTGGGGAACATCAACAATGGTAGACGCAGAGAGAAGACTCTTAGCCAACGCTCTACTCGACGAATCGAACCAAAGATTTGTCCTCTTGTCAGATTCTTGCATCCCACTCTTTAACTTCACAACCATCTACGACTATTTAACCGGCACTTATCTCAGCTACATTGGCTCATTCGACGATCCAAGAAAGCCTGGTCGAGGCCGTTACAACCCCAAAATGTATCCACAAATCAATATCACACATTGGCGAAAAGGATCACAATGGTTTGAAACAACCCGTGAGCTTGCTCTTCATATAATCCAAGACACATTTTATTACAAGATATTCGATCAGTATTGTAAACCGCCTTGTTACATGGACGAACATTATATCCCGACACTCGTTCACATGTTGCATGGAGAGATGAGTGCAAACCGGAGCTTGACTTGGGTTGATTGGTCCAGACCCGGTCCACATCCTGGTCGGTTTATTTGGCCTGATGTGACCGACGAGTTTCTTAACCGTATCCGGTTTACAGATAAGTGCCCGTATTATGGTAAGGATAGTGAGAATATTACAAGTTCGAAATGTGTTTTATTTGCGAGAAAATTCACAAAAGAGACTTTAGAACCGTTGTTGAGAATCTCGCCTCTAGTTCTTGGGTTTGGTCcctaa